The proteins below come from a single Mucilaginibacter mali genomic window:
- the lysA gene encoding diaminopimelate decarboxylase, whose product MFNSDTISRFQQLETPFYYYDINLLKQTLKACYDASSKYNFHVHYAMKANFNPKVLEAVQSFGFGADSVSGNEVKAAIENGFAHDKVVFAGVGKSDKEINYALDTEIFCFNVESVQELTIINELAKAKGKTARVAIRINPNVDAKTHHFITTGLEENKFGVDTWQLPNVVEALNACTNLEFIGIHFHIGSQITDMEVFKNLCEKVNVLDKWFEEQGFDIKVLNVGGGLGVDYYNPDTNSIPDFEAYFKVFADNLTVKAGQEVHFELGRALVAQCATLISRVLYVKNGLKKNFLILDAGMTELIRPMLYQAYHQIDNISKGLDHGPSTMDHGLEMTKYDVVGPICESTDCFRKDVVLPESFRGDLVAIRTAGAYGEVMVSNYNLRDRVQSVYPE is encoded by the coding sequence ATGTTCAATTCAGACACTATCAGCCGCTTTCAGCAATTAGAAACGCCTTTTTATTACTACGATATCAACCTGCTTAAGCAAACGCTTAAAGCTTGTTATGATGCATCGTCAAAATATAACTTCCATGTGCACTATGCCATGAAAGCCAATTTCAATCCAAAAGTGTTGGAGGCTGTACAGTCGTTTGGGTTTGGCGCCGACAGTGTGAGCGGTAACGAAGTAAAAGCCGCAATTGAGAACGGTTTCGCGCATGATAAAGTGGTATTTGCTGGCGTTGGTAAATCAGATAAAGAGATCAACTATGCGCTGGATACCGAGATCTTTTGCTTCAATGTAGAATCGGTACAGGAACTAACCATTATAAACGAACTGGCTAAAGCTAAAGGCAAGACTGCCCGTGTGGCTATCCGCATCAACCCTAATGTTGATGCTAAGACCCACCACTTTATCACCACTGGTTTAGAAGAAAATAAGTTTGGGGTAGATACCTGGCAGTTACCTAACGTGGTTGAAGCTTTAAATGCTTGCACTAATTTGGAGTTTATCGGCATCCACTTCCACATCGGTTCGCAAATTACCGATATGGAGGTATTTAAGAACCTGTGCGAAAAAGTAAACGTGCTGGATAAATGGTTCGAAGAGCAGGGTTTCGATATAAAAGTACTGAATGTGGGTGGCGGCTTAGGGGTGGATTATTATAATCCGGATACCAATAGCATCCCCGATTTTGAAGCTTACTTTAAAGTTTTTGCCGATAACCTTACGGTTAAAGCAGGGCAGGAGGTGCACTTTGAATTAGGCCGCGCGCTGGTAGCGCAATGCGCTACGCTGATCTCGCGCGTGCTGTATGTGAAAAACGGTTTAAAGAAAAACTTCCTGATACTGGATGCCGGCATGACCGAACTGATCCGCCCGATGCTTTACCAGGCTTATCACCAAATAGATAATATCAGTAAAGGTTTAGACCATGGACCATCGACCATGGACCATGGACTTGAAATGACCAAATACGATGTTGTTGGCCCGATATGCGAAAGTACCGATTGTTTCCGCAAAGATGTAGTACTGCCCGAGTCGTTCCGTGGCGACCTGGTGGCTATCCGCACGGCAGGGGCTTATGGCGAGGTGATGGTATCTAATTACAATTTAAGGGATAGGGTACAAAGTGTTTATCCCGAATAG
- a CDS encoding RNA polymerase sigma factor yields the protein MSKEMNNSVPTDSEVILGILNNQDTVLKKLYIAYFPMVLQLIINNNGTQDDAKDIYQEAIIVLYNKVKGGEFELSSKLKTFIYSVCRRLWLKRLNQMSRYGGDIRDFQEHLPVEQDVDLHDERDIQFGKMQSSLQLLGEPCKTIIEDFYINNRSMQEICEKFGYTNADNAKTQKYKCLQRLKKLFFQQK from the coding sequence GTGAGTAAAGAGATGAACAACAGCGTGCCTACCGACAGCGAAGTGATATTGGGCATACTGAATAACCAGGATACGGTACTTAAAAAGTTGTACATCGCGTACTTTCCGATGGTGCTGCAGTTAATTATTAATAACAACGGCACACAGGATGATGCCAAGGATATTTACCAGGAGGCCATCATTGTTCTTTATAATAAGGTAAAAGGCGGCGAGTTTGAACTGAGCAGCAAACTAAAAACCTTTATCTACTCGGTATGCCGGCGCTTATGGCTGAAGCGATTGAACCAGATGAGCCGTTACGGTGGCGATATCAGGGATTTCCAGGAGCATTTGCCGGTAGAGCAGGATGTTGACCTGCACGACGAGCGCGACATACAATTTGGTAAGATGCAAAGTTCGCTGCAATTGCTGGGCGAGCCTTGTAAGACGATCATCGAGGACTTTTATATCAACAACAGATCGATGCAGGAGATCTGCGAGAAATTTGGCTATACCAATGCGGATAACGCCAAAACACAGAAATACAAATGCCTGCAAAGGCTGAAGAAATTATTCTTTCAGCAGAAATAA